The following proteins come from a genomic window of Vallitaleaceae bacterium 9-2:
- a CDS encoding sugar ABC transporter permease produces the protein MEIKKKKIRAYLTPIGFIFPFFALYTVFTIWPVVQGIYVSFHRWSLMGKLGFVGFENYSRFLGDKNFIGALSNTLKFVIITAPALVVVALVLALLANRESRLKKILRISYYLPSVLSVAVASFIAQYMFAPYRGFINGFLHAIGSLPANQELQWLQDPSLVWVTITSMTVWWTVGFSMMLYLSALQDISPQVLESAEIDGANGRQRLFFIVIPLLKPTTYLVSLLQLIACFKVFGQIYLITGGGPASSTRPMIQYIYETAFTKGRMGYAASMSYVLFAILVLLSLVQQIMQKRSEKV, from the coding sequence AAAAGAAAAAAATCAGAGCTTATCTGACGCCTATAGGATTTATATTTCCTTTTTTTGCACTATATACTGTTTTTACCATATGGCCCGTTGTTCAAGGTATATATGTTAGCTTTCATCGATGGAGTTTGATGGGGAAGTTAGGTTTTGTTGGCTTTGAAAATTACTCGCGCTTTTTAGGGGATAAAAATTTTATAGGAGCGCTAAGCAATACGTTAAAATTCGTTATAATCACAGCACCTGCATTGGTAGTAGTAGCACTTGTTTTAGCTTTATTAGCTAATCGGGAATCGCGATTAAAAAAAATTCTTCGTATCAGTTATTATTTACCTAGTGTGTTGTCCGTTGCAGTGGCCTCGTTTATTGCACAATATATGTTTGCACCGTACCGAGGTTTTATTAATGGTTTTTTACATGCGATAGGTTCTTTGCCTGCAAATCAAGAGCTGCAATGGCTACAAGACCCTAGCTTGGTTTGGGTGACGATTACATCAATGACTGTATGGTGGACCGTTGGATTTAGTATGATGCTTTACTTGTCAGCATTACAAGACATCTCACCGCAAGTTTTGGAATCTGCAGAAATCGATGGTGCAAATGGCCGACAACGTTTGTTTTTTATTGTTATTCCCTTGTTAAAACCTACTACCTACTTGGTGTCATTGCTACAGCTTATTGCGTGTTTTAAAGTGTTTGGACAAATTTATCTCATAACAGGTGGAGGACCGGCTTCTTCAACACGTCCCATGATTCAATATATTTATGAGACCGCATTTACAAAAGGGCGAATGGGTTATGCAGCATCGATGTCGTATGTTCTTTTCGCGATTTTGGTCCTTTTGTCTCTTGTTCAGCAAATTATGCAAAAAAGGAGTGAAAAGGTATGA
- a CDS encoding carbohydrate ABC transporter permease: protein MMQSSGIKKRRVGNTALTIVSGVFALVFLAPILWSLAVSFQIEGRQILSVWDWFKPPYTLQNYPEIILNSEVPLWMFNSLFIAVVATVLTVFLSAMAAYAIAKIEFKGSRLLLFYFLLGLMVPGEATIVPLFITVNGFDLIDTYPGLIFPAIAGSMNLIIMVTFLRNIPNELIEAVKIDGGNHMTIFFKIVLPLSKAVLSTVSIFAFIGSWNNYLWPLLCAMSSSKFTLPIGIPTFAGTYTVDYVKPLTANMVASIPMIVLYIIFEKQIVQGITMTGVKG, encoded by the coding sequence ATGATGCAATCATCAGGCATAAAAAAAAGACGTGTTGGAAATACGGCGTTGACAATAGTTTCAGGTGTGTTTGCACTGGTATTTTTGGCACCTATACTTTGGTCGTTAGCGGTGTCTTTTCAGATAGAGGGAAGGCAAATCCTAAGTGTGTGGGACTGGTTTAAACCACCATATACATTGCAAAATTATCCGGAGATTATTCTTAATAGTGAAGTACCGCTTTGGATGTTTAATAGCTTGTTTATTGCAGTTGTTGCGACAGTACTTACAGTATTTTTGTCGGCGATGGCAGCCTATGCAATTGCAAAAATTGAATTTAAAGGAAGTCGTTTGCTATTATTTTATTTTTTGCTGGGGCTAATGGTGCCTGGAGAAGCAACGATTGTTCCCCTATTTATAACCGTCAATGGGTTTGATTTAATTGATACATATCCTGGGTTGATTTTTCCTGCGATTGCAGGCTCTATGAATTTAATCATCATGGTTACATTTTTACGCAATATACCGAACGAATTAATTGAAGCAGTTAAAATAGATGGAGGCAACCATATGACCATTTTCTTTAAGATTGTATTGCCTTTATCAAAAGCTGTTTTGTCGACAGTAAGCATTTTTGCATTTATAGGAAGTTGGAATAATTATTTGTGGCCATTGCTATGTGCAATGAGCAGCTCAAAATTTACGCTTCCAATTGGAATACCAACGTTTGCAGGTACATACACCGTTGATTATGTGAAACCATTGACGGCTAACATGGTGGCATCCATACCAATGATTGTATTGTATATCATTTTTGAAAAACAAATTGTTCAGGGAATTACAATGACTGGAGTTAAAGGGTAG